The following proteins are co-located in the Apium graveolens cultivar Ventura chromosome 5, ASM990537v1, whole genome shotgun sequence genome:
- the LOC141659254 gene encoding protein tesmin/TSO1-like CXC 2: MAKDGVNCEKQSEGVVMDTPERKQFTSPVSKIEDSPVFNYLNSLSPIKTYKSIRITQTFNSLTFSSPPSVFTSPHVSSVRDSRFLRRHQFFDPSKPGFSGGHGDKVANTEEATDIAENIEEQQNFDQGILAGESSDGLLNETCVAMELPQNLSCECVSPDCGGASNCGMEVESVSELAASSMEGVPQSEIGSGKELVGREVHLEGPSNMDANKEAAGCDWENLFSDEGDLLLFDTPNDSKSLIDPSQRSLPDMSFCNSLTDNLQISGDVNAVDPDNNSSFLEGSHEMQEVLKDEDIAVSHSQSVAGDTSEKVGSEIASTLQRGMLRRCLVFEMVGSRRKRLDDGSSSSSAMPLQSHENTASIDKCVVPLKPGFDIPRRRLPGIGLHLNTLAATSVDHKVVKHEALVPGGQPISMSGSAAYINSSKSQQISNSALVVYSSDRDMYPVGDGTPIAETAAQGLGSMVNDGLNHNSPKKKRRKSDNDGENDACKRCNCKKSKCLKLYCECFAAGVYCVEPCSCQECFNKPIYEDTVLATRKQIESRNPLAFAPKVIRNADTIVEIGEESSKTPASARHKRGCNCKKSGCLKKYCECYQGGVGCSINCRCEGCKNAFGKKDGTEVELEEEEEAKNENGTVNSSLQITTIQNDAEQNPSFAIPATPLQFGSQSIQPFSSKSKRPPRSSFLSIGGSSSAMYGTPGFGKLNYLRSLSKIQNDQKDDIPEILQNNASPNSGVKLSSPKNKRVSPPHGNIGKSPGQRSSRRLILQSIPSFPALTPKH, from the exons ATGGCTAAAGATGGGGTCAATTGTGAGAAACAAAGTGAGGGGGTTGTAATGGATACTCCTGAGAGGAAGCAGTTCACTTCTCCTGTCTCTAAAATTGAG GACTCGCCTGTTTTTAACTACCTCAACAGCCTTTCTCCTATCAAGACATATAAGTCCATCCGTATTACTCAGACGTTCAACTCGCTTACTTTTTCATCTCCTCCGTCTGTTTTTACATCGCCTCATGTCAGTTCTGTAAGGGATTCTAGATTTTTAAGGAG GCATCAGTTCTTTGATCCATCAAAACCCGGTTTTTCTGGTGGTCATGGAGACAAAGTTGCTAACACTGAAGAAGCTACTGACATTGCTGAGAATATTGAGGAACAACAAAATTTTGATCAAGGGATCTTAGCTGGCGAATCATCGGACGGGCTGCTTAATGAAACATGTGTTGCTATGGAGCTCCCACAAAACTTGAGCTGCGAATGTGTTAGCCCTGATTGTGGCGGTGCCTCTAATTGTGGCATGGAAGTTGAATCCGTTTCAGAATTGGCTGCCTCTTCCATGGAAGGCGTTCCACAATCTGAAATTGGCTCAGGAAAAGAACTTGTTGGAAGAGAAGTACATCTAGAGGGGCCGAGCAATATGGATGCAAATAAAGAAGCTGCAGGATGTGATTGGGAAAACTTGTTTTCTGATGAAGGGGACCTATTACTGTTTGATACACCAAATGATTCAAAGTCATTAATCGATCCTAGTCAGAGATCATTACCTGATATGAGTTTTTGCAATTCTCTGACCGATAATTTGCAAATTTCTGGAGACGTAAATGCTGTTGATCCTGATAACAATTCTTCTTTTCTCGAAGGCAGCCATGAGATGCAAGAAGTACTTAAGGATGAAGACATTGCTGTTTCACATAGCCAGTCTGTAGCCGGTGATACAAGTGAGAAAGTAGGCAGTGAG ATTGCTTCCACTCTGCAACGTGGTATGCTAAGACGCTGTCTGGTATTTGAGATGGTGGGTTCTCGCAGGAAGCGCTTAGATGATGGTTCTAGTAGTAGTTCTGCTATGCCATTGCAATCTCATGAGAATACTGCTTCCATTGACAAATGTGTAGTTCCTCTAAAGCCTGGATTTGATATCCCAAGACGCAGACTACCGGGAATTGGCTTGCACTTGAATACTCTTGCAGCAACATCAGTGGATCACAAAGTTGTGAAACATGAAGCTTTGGTTCCTGGAGGACAACCAATAAGCATGTCTGGCTCGGCTGCTTATATCAATTCGTCGAAAAGTCAACAAATTTCAAACAGTGCTTTGGTTGTATACTCCTCAGATAGAGACATGTATCCTGTTGGAGATGGAACCCCAATTGCAGAAACTGCTGCTCAGGGATTAGGATCCATGGTCAATGATGGTTTAAATCACAATAGCCCAAAAAAGAAGAG GCGTAAATCAGACAATGATGGAGAAAATGATGCTTGTAAGCGTTGTAATTGTAagaaatcaaagtgtttgaaGCT TTACTGTGAGTGCTTTGCTGCTGGTGTCTACTGTGTAGAACCATGTTCATGCCAAGAATGCTTTAACAAACCTATATATGAAGATACTGTCCTTGCAACACGAAAGCAGATTGAATCCCGCAATCCGCTTGCTTTTGCTCCCAAAGTGATCAGAAACGCTGATACTATCGTCGAAATAGGG GAGGAATCTAGCAAGACTCCTGCTTCAGCTAGGCATAAAAGAGGATGTAACTGCAAGAAATCTGGCTGCCTAAAGAAATATTGTGAATGCTATCAG GGTGGTGTTGGATGCTCCATCAATTGCAGATGTGAAGGTTGCAAGAATGCGTTTGGTAAAAAGGACG GAACAGAAgttgaactagaagaagaagaagaagccaaaaaCGAAAATGGCACTGTCAATAGTAGCTTACAAATAACTACGATCCAGAATGATGCAGAGCAGAACCCAAGTTTTGCAATTCCTGCAACACCATTACAGTTTGGCAG TCAATCAATTCAGCCCTTCTCCTCAAAGAGCAAAAGACCACCGCGGTCTTCGTTTCTTTCTATCGGAGGATCTTCCTCTGCAATGTATGGTACCCCAGGGTTCGGAAAGCTGAATTATCTTCGATCTTTGAGCAAGATTCAAAATGATCAGAAAGATGATATACCAGAGATACTCCAAAATAATGCTTCTCCAAACAGCGGTGTGAAGTTGTCTTCTCCGAAGAATAAGAGAGTTTCTCCACCTCACGGCAACATTGGAAAATCTCCTGGACAAAGAAGCAGCCGTAGGTTGATACTGCAATCTATTCCTTCATTTCCTGCACTCACTCCTAAACACTGA